A single genomic interval of Coccidioides posadasii str. Silveira chromosome 1, complete sequence harbors:
- a CDS encoding uncharacterized protein (EggNog:ENOG410PHK4~COG:C): MRSKAVATLSNTLPRFGRQFSTSRHVSAEFTHVVIGAGVVGLAIARQLAGREGASTLLLERHSAVGTETSSRNSEVIHAGLYYGTDTLKTTLCIKGKELLYSLCKRHNIPHRRTGKWILAQDDQQWAECLKLHSHAQHIGVPTRFVGREEARRREPDVRARAGIVESPTTGIVDSHALMTFLHGDFEDRGGDCVLQTTVRNIQPLDGGESGYRIYTTSADGEQEGSITTETVINCAGLEACRINNMILPKERHRKAYFAKGTYFSYSASTPRPDILLYPAPKPGLGGLGTHLTLDMAGRVRFGPDVEWVNDQNDLKPSPARLRDAIPEIQEFLLGIKVEDIGVDYCGIRPKLSNLASVSKGKGFQDFIIQEEEGFSGFVNLLGIESPGLTSSLAIGEMVDGLLYK; the protein is encoded by the exons ATGCGATCCAAAGCGGTCGCAACGCTTTCGAACACACTACCCAGGTTCGGGAGGCAATTCTCGACGTCCAGACATGTGAGCGCCGAGTTTACGCATGTC GTGATTGGCGCAGGAGTGGTTGGCCTCGCTATAGCTCGGCAGCTGGCTGGTAGAGAAGGCGCTTCCACTCTTCTACTCGAAAGACATAGCGCGGTGGGCACGGAGACAAGCAGTCGGAATTCAGAG GTCATTCACGCCGGTCTCTACTATGGCACGGATACCCTGAAGACAACGCTTTGCATTAAAGGCAAAGAGCTCCTCTACTCCCTGTGCAAAAGACACAACATTCCCCACCGCCGCACCGGGAAATGGATCCTCGCCCAGGACGACCAGCAATGGGCTGAATGCCTCAAACTGCATTCCCACGCACAGCACATAGGCGTACCTACGCGCTTCGTTGGCCGTGAGGAAGCGAGAAGGAGAGAACCCGATGTGCGAGCACGCGCAGGAATAGTGGAATCCCCAACGACTGGCATAGTGGATAGCCATGCCCTGATGACATTTTTACACGGTGATTTTGAGGACCGGGGCGGTGACTGCGTGCTCCAGACTACAGTTCGGAATATCCAGCCGCTAGATGGAGGGGAAAGTGGTTATAGGATATATACGACGTCTGCAGATGGCGAACAAGAAGGCTCAATCACGACAGAAACAGTGATCAACTGTGCAGGGCTTGAGGCATGCAGGATAAATAATATGATACTCCCGAAGGAGAGGCACCGAAAGGCTTATTTCGCCAAAGGAACTTACTTCTCCTACTCGGCATCCACGCCTAGACCAGATATTCTCTTATACCCGGCACCGAAACCTGGACTTGGGGGTTTGGGAACACATTTAACACTGGACATGGCCGGGCGTGTACGGTTCGGGCCTGATGTGGAATGGGTGAATGATCAAAATGACCTCAAACCCAGTCCGGCACGACTACGAGATGCTATTCCGGAAATCCAGGAGTTTTTGCTCGGTATCAAAGTTGAGGATATAGGTGTGGATTATTGTGGGATTCGACCCAAACTATCCAATCTGGCCTCGGTGTCCAAGGGAAAGGGATTCCAGGATTTCATAATTCAAGAGGAAGAAGGCTTTTCCGGGTTTGTCAACCTGCTTGGGATCGAGAGCCCCGGGTTGACAAGTAGTTTGGCGATTGGGGAGATGGTTGATGGCCTTTTGTATAAATGA